One part of the Thermococcus radiotolerans genome encodes these proteins:
- the rfbD gene encoding dTDP-4-dehydrorhamnose reductase, giving the protein MRVAIIGATGQLGSDLVRVLGEDLSFEVIPLTHADLDVTIPETLKVLRELRPDVIINTAAYVRVDDAELYPEKAFVVNAIGALNVARVASEIDAINVYISTDYVFDGEKGEPYTEEDVPNPINVYGASKYVGEILTKNYSKKYYIIRVASLYGKAGASGKGGNFANWVIKRAKRGEELRIVDDQFMSPTYTRDVARTLKEFLKIQPEWAIYHMVNEGYCSWYEFTRAIFEILGWEVRIRAIKSSELSRLARRPRFSALENMRLHELGIRMPEWRKGLEEYLRETGHLPLNAE; this is encoded by the coding sequence ATGAGAGTTGCAATAATCGGTGCCACCGGCCAGCTTGGAAGCGACTTAGTGAGGGTTTTGGGGGAAGACCTCTCGTTTGAAGTGATTCCTCTAACTCACGCTGACTTAGACGTCACGATTCCAGAGACACTGAAGGTTCTGAGAGAGTTGAGGCCCGACGTTATTATCAACACTGCCGCATATGTTAGGGTTGATGATGCAGAGCTTTATCCGGAGAAGGCTTTTGTGGTCAATGCTATTGGCGCTCTGAACGTTGCGAGGGTTGCTAGCGAGATTGATGCCATCAATGTGTACATCAGCACGGACTACGTCTTTGATGGAGAAAAGGGAGAACCCTACACTGAAGAGGATGTTCCGAATCCGATAAACGTTTATGGGGCAAGCAAGTACGTAGGCGAAATCCTCACAAAGAATTATTCTAAGAAGTACTACATTATCCGAGTCGCAAGCCTGTATGGAAAAGCTGGAGCGAGCGGAAAGGGTGGAAACTTTGCGAACTGGGTCATCAAGAGGGCGAAGCGCGGGGAGGAGCTGAGGATAGTCGACGACCAGTTCATGAGTCCAACATATACGAGGGACGTCGCCAGAACTCTGAAGGAGTTTTTGAAGATCCAGCCAGAATGGGCCATCTATCACATGGTGAACGAGGGTTACTGTTCGTGGTACGAGTTCACTAGGGCGATATTCGAAATCCTGGGCTGGGAGGTTAGAATAAGGGCAATTAAGTCGAGTGAGTTAAGCAGGCTGGCTAGAAGGCCGAGGTTTTCAGCGTTGGAGAACATGAGACTTCACGAACTTGGCATAAGAATGCCTGAGTGGAGAAAGGGATTGGAAGAGTATCTAAGGGAGACCGGACACCTCCCTTTGAATGCTGAATAA
- the rfbC gene encoding dTDP-4-dehydrorhamnose 3,5-epimerase, whose translation MPFEFKRLEIPDVILIKPKVFRDERGFFMETYKKLDFERAGIKGEFVQDNHSKSNYGVLRGLHFQREPYAQAKIVRAVRGVIYDVAVDLRRDSPTFGRWVGAILSEHNKYQLYIPRGFAHGFLVLSDVAEVVYKVDNVYAPDYEGGIIWNDPEIGIDWPIDEPTVSEKDRKWPTLREAIEKGWTF comes from the coding sequence ATGCCCTTTGAGTTTAAAAGGCTAGAAATTCCCGATGTTATTTTAATCAAGCCAAAGGTCTTCAGGGATGAGCGGGGCTTTTTCATGGAAACTTACAAGAAACTGGATTTTGAAAGGGCCGGAATCAAAGGAGAATTCGTCCAGGATAACCACTCGAAATCCAACTACGGCGTGCTCAGAGGTCTGCACTTCCAGCGCGAACCTTACGCCCAGGCGAAGATTGTGAGAGCTGTTAGGGGTGTCATCTATGACGTTGCCGTGGATTTGAGGAGGGATTCACCGACCTTTGGCAGGTGGGTTGGAGCGATACTTTCGGAGCACAACAAATACCAACTCTACATCCCGAGGGGTTTTGCCCATGGATTCCTAGTACTGAGCGATGTTGCAGAGGTGGTTTACAAAGTGGACAACGTTTATGCCCCCGACTATGAAGGCGGAATAATCTGGAACGACCCAGAGATAGGGATAGACTGGCCGATTGATGAGCCCACAGTCTCTGAGAAGGACAGGAAATGGCCAACACTGAGGGAGGCCATCGAAAAGGGATGGACTTTCTGA
- the rfbB gene encoding dTDP-glucose 4,6-dehydratase has protein sequence MRLLVTGGMGFIGSNFIRYALEKHEEWEIINLDKLGYGSNPENLRDIEGDPRYTFIKGDITDFELMKALVKKVDAVVNFAAESHVDRSISSPEHFLRSNVIGVYTILEAIRRSNPEVRFVHISTDEVYGDILEGSFTERDALMPSSPYSASKAAADSLVLGWARTYTLNASITRCTNNYGPYQFPEKLIPKTIIRASMGLKIPIYGTGQNVRDWIYVEDHVRGVEAVLLKGEPREVYNISAGEEKTNIKVVKTILKLLGKNESLIEFVEDRPGHDLRYSLDSWKITRDLKWRPRYNFEKGIKLTVEWYLENEAWWRALVNEKVLHPTPWKLGGDDAL, from the coding sequence ATGAGGCTCTTAGTGACCGGTGGAATGGGGTTCATAGGGAGCAACTTCATACGCTATGCCTTGGAAAAGCACGAGGAGTGGGAGATAATCAACCTCGATAAGCTCGGCTACGGCTCAAATCCAGAGAATTTGAGAGACATTGAAGGCGATCCTAGATATACATTCATTAAGGGAGACATAACGGACTTCGAGCTGATGAAGGCGCTCGTGAAGAAAGTCGATGCAGTTGTGAACTTCGCCGCCGAGAGTCACGTGGATAGGAGCATCTCCAGCCCCGAGCACTTTCTGAGAAGCAACGTCATCGGTGTCTACACGATACTGGAGGCCATCAGGAGATCCAATCCCGAGGTCAGGTTCGTTCACATAAGCACGGACGAGGTATACGGTGACATCCTTGAGGGCTCTTTCACCGAGAGGGACGCCTTAATGCCATCCTCCCCGTACTCTGCCAGCAAGGCGGCGGCGGATTCTCTCGTCCTTGGTTGGGCGAGAACTTACACCCTTAACGCGTCCATAACGAGGTGCACCAATAACTACGGCCCGTACCAGTTTCCGGAAAAGCTAATCCCCAAGACGATAATCAGGGCCAGCATGGGTCTTAAGATTCCAATATACGGCACCGGCCAGAACGTGAGGGACTGGATCTACGTCGAAGACCACGTTAGAGGGGTTGAAGCAGTTCTCCTCAAAGGTGAGCCACGGGAGGTATACAACATTTCGGCCGGCGAGGAAAAGACCAACATCAAGGTCGTTAAAACGATTTTAAAGCTCCTTGGGAAGAATGAGTCCCTCATCGAGTTCGTTGAGGACAGACCCGGCCATGACCTCCGTTACTCGCTTGATTCTTGGAAGATAACACGGGATCTCAAGTGGCGTCCACGGTACAACTTTGAGAAAGGCATCAAACTAACCGTGGAGTGGTACCTCGAAAATGAGGCATGGTGGAGGGCGTTAGTGAACGAGAAGGTTCTCCACCCAACGCCTTGGAAGCTGGGTGGTGATGATGCCCTTTGA
- a CDS encoding glucose-1-phosphate thymidylyltransferase, whose amino-acid sequence MKALILSGGHGTRLRPLTYSQQKQLIPVANKPVLFYAIEDVIEAGIHEIGIIVGPNAEQVKETIKSVEWDAEIEFIYQGEPKGLAHAIKVARDYLDDDDFVMYLGDNILREGIVKHLKHFKEGNFDASILLQEVSNPQQFGVAELNEDGKTIKRLVEKPKVPPSNLALVGIYFFKPVIHEAVENIKPSWRNELEITDAIQWLIDNGYRVGWTKVTGWWKDTGKPEDILDANRLILDDIQADIKVKTGARIHGRVVIEEGTEIDDNTVIKGPVVIGKNVVIRNSYIGPYTSVGDNCIIENTEIEDSIILEGSEIRNAGRIVESLIGRGVKIINGTSHPFGRKLVVGDNSRIIL is encoded by the coding sequence ATGAAAGCCCTTATTCTCTCGGGAGGTCACGGGACCCGTTTGAGACCCTTAACGTACTCACAGCAGAAACAACTAATCCCTGTAGCGAACAAACCAGTCCTATTCTATGCCATCGAAGACGTCATTGAAGCTGGCATCCATGAGATTGGAATAATCGTAGGGCCCAACGCAGAGCAGGTGAAGGAGACTATAAAAAGCGTTGAATGGGATGCGGAGATAGAGTTCATTTATCAAGGAGAGCCAAAAGGCTTGGCACATGCTATAAAGGTCGCAAGGGACTATCTCGATGACGATGACTTTGTCATGTATCTCGGCGACAATATCCTTAGAGAAGGAATAGTGAAGCACCTGAAACACTTCAAAGAAGGAAACTTTGATGCCAGCATACTCCTTCAAGAGGTGTCCAATCCCCAGCAGTTCGGAGTGGCCGAACTGAACGAAGATGGGAAGACCATCAAAAGGCTCGTCGAAAAGCCCAAGGTGCCACCAAGCAACCTTGCCTTGGTGGGAATATACTTCTTCAAGCCCGTCATCCATGAGGCAGTTGAAAACATCAAGCCCTCTTGGAGGAACGAGCTTGAGATAACCGACGCAATCCAATGGCTCATTGACAATGGCTATCGCGTTGGCTGGACAAAGGTAACGGGCTGGTGGAAGGACACTGGCAAGCCGGAGGACATACTCGACGCCAACAGACTCATTCTAGACGACATACAAGCAGACATAAAGGTAAAAACAGGGGCAAGAATCCATGGGAGAGTCGTAATCGAAGAGGGAACGGAGATAGACGACAATACCGTAATTAAAGGGCCCGTTGTAATAGGAAAGAACGTCGTAATAAGGAACTCCTATATTGGGCCTTACACTAGCGTCGGCGACAATTGCATCATTGAGAATACCGAAATTGAGGACTCCATTATACTAGAGGGAAGTGAGATACGAAACGCCGGAAGGATAGTAGAAAGCCTCATTGGAAGAGGCGTGAAGATAATAAATGGTACTTCCCACCCATTCGGTAGAAAGCTCGTTGTGGGAGACAACTCCCGCATAATCCTATGA
- a CDS encoding V-type ATP synthase subunit I domain-containing protein — protein sequence MSGNATRKSKKAEIIKLLREGKTPSEIENKLGVTRSYVSKIKKELELGRFKSEGELEAAVFRRFEEGKSPVEVVMELQVPADKVQEIYDKYLELKDLPSVTIFELLDELEKRVGELERKLDRVGKIFLRFLREYYDEKAELKRQINETETTFRSRIKELSTVVVYLSVQHALNSDRNKYGPPAERVAFENAKRALKVFLLSDPREVDVITLRNNLVANKGYFMGLKNFKRVKLIDSLLNIINSQLAQ from the coding sequence ATGTCGGGTAATGCTACCAGAAAATCCAAAAAGGCCGAAATAATAAAACTTTTGCGTGAGGGGAAGACTCCTTCGGAGATAGAGAATAAACTGGGCGTTACCCGATCCTATGTTTCTAAGATTAAAAAGGAACTTGAGTTAGGGAGATTTAAGAGTGAGGGGGAACTTGAAGCGGCTGTTTTTAGACGGTTTGAGGAAGGAAAGTCTCCGGTTGAAGTGGTTATGGAGCTACAAGTTCCAGCAGATAAGGTTCAGGAGATTTATGACAAATATCTAGAACTTAAAGATCTTCCATCGGTTACAATATTTGAGCTCTTAGATGAACTAGAAAAAAGGGTGGGTGAGCTAGAACGGAAACTTGACCGCGTAGGAAAGATTTTTCTACGGTTTTTACGTGAGTATTATGATGAGAAAGCCGAACTAAAGAGACAGATTAATGAAACTGAAACCACCTTTAGGAGCAGGATTAAGGAGTTAAGCACAGTGGTGGTATACTTATCCGTTCAACATGCCCTCAACTCGGACCGTAATAAATATGGTCCTCCTGCGGAGAGAGTTGCCTTTGAAAATGCCAAAAGGGCCCTCAAGGTTTTTCTGCTCTCAGATCCGAGAGAAGTGGATGTTATTACCCTTCGGAATAATCTTGTGGCCAATAAGGGGTATTTTATGGGTCTAAAGAACTTCAAACGAGTAAAACTTATCGATAGTCTTTTGAACATTATTAACTCCCAGTTGGCTCAATAA
- a CDS encoding sulfite exporter TauE/SafE family protein yields the protein MNPLTFVGLGFLVGFLVGLTGVGGGALMTPSLIFLGVEPLTAVGTDLLYATVTRVFGIFFHRRKGKIRYDIVLRLLVGSIPAIISGGMILREIDRNALNDHLTLLLGTILIVSAVLSLLRGEFHVPVRPRWVYVYLLGFIVGLTVQFTSVGAGVIVSFTLMNVARLDPKDVVGVTIVYGLALSAFSFLNYAGIGGVDYGLAGTLILGTVPGVYLGTHVNRIADRGRLKTAINVIILLIGLFTLLGV from the coding sequence TTGAATCCGCTGACCTTCGTTGGGCTGGGCTTTCTCGTCGGTTTTCTCGTGGGCCTAACGGGGGTCGGTGGCGGGGCTTTGATGACCCCTTCCTTAATCTTCCTCGGCGTGGAGCCCCTAACTGCCGTGGGAACCGACCTGCTCTACGCCACCGTCACGAGGGTCTTCGGCATTTTCTTTCACAGGAGGAAAGGAAAGATAAGGTATGACATAGTGCTCCGTCTTTTGGTAGGAAGCATTCCCGCGATAATCTCGGGAGGAATGATCCTCCGTGAGATAGACAGAAACGCCCTCAACGATCACCTTACCCTGTTACTCGGGACAATACTCATTGTCAGCGCGGTTCTAAGCCTCCTTAGGGGCGAATTCCATGTTCCTGTGAGGCCGAGGTGGGTATACGTTTATCTCCTTGGATTTATTGTGGGTTTGACCGTCCAATTCACATCAGTTGGAGCGGGGGTCATAGTTAGCTTCACCCTGATGAACGTTGCCAGGCTCGATCCAAAGGATGTGGTTGGGGTTACGATAGTCTACGGGCTTGCGCTCTCTGCCTTCAGTTTTCTGAACTACGCGGGCATTGGGGGGGTTGATTACGGTCTTGCAGGAACCCTTATCCTCGGAACGGTTCCCGGCGTTTATCTAGGCACTCATGTGAACCGGATCGCGGACAGGGGGAGGCTTAAAACGGCTATAAATGTAATAATACTGTTGATTGGGTTGTTCACCCTCCTGGGTGTGTGA